The following are encoded together in the Bradysia coprophila strain Holo2 unplaced genomic scaffold, BU_Bcop_v1 contig_94, whole genome shotgun sequence genome:
- the LOC119085094 gene encoding beta-1,3-galactosyltransferase 5-like has translation MVAIHQYRVLRMAMILMIVALTIFLYAFYYTNPAIATPVHSSSAAALQSTAYIGVSDAEISGGLSNKNVSGHQQALLPAETSNGSYEQADLLLSASSSIKPNELMRSDKVPDQSKKETSAAQSVQPTHNVSSASPNTDTSKGIRTGDLYEPGHSEANVELCPDAGENLRLLILITSAPTHREARLAIRQTWGHYATRRDIAIAFVLGATQQQSIDDSLSAENFMYGDLIRGHFIDSYNNLTLKTISSLEWVDTYCPKASFILKTDDDMFINVPKLLMFIEKHHKDTKVIYGRLAKKWKPIRNKKSKYYVSPHQYFPPVFPQFTTGPAYLMTSDVVHSLYAKALNQTYLKLEDVFTTGIVAQLVNVKRVHVNEFLNRRIAFNPCNIRKAISVHMVKSNEQFDLWKKLLDTNTKCK, from the exons ATGGTAGCCATACATCAGTATCGAGTGCTTCGTATGGCAATGATATTGATGATCGTTGCACTGACAATTTTCTTGTATGCATTTTACTACACCAATCCAGCAATTGCAACACCGGTGCATTCATCATCAGCGGCAGCACTGCAATCGACAGCGTACATAGGGGTTAGTGATGCTGAAATATCAGGTGGATTgagcaataaaaatgtttcgggACATCAGCAGGCGTTATTGCCTG ccGAAACGAGTAACGGTTCATACGAGCAAGCAGATCTTTTATTATCTGCGTCGTCTTCGATTAAACCGAATGAACTTATGAGGTCGGATAAGGTCCCTGACCAATCGAAGAAAG AAACATCCGCTGCGCAGTCAGTTCAACCAACCCATAATGTCTCATCGGCAAGCCCAAACACTGATACATCGAAGGGAATTCGTACCGGTGATTTATACGAACCCGGTCATTCAGAGGCAAATGTTGAACTATGTCCAGATGCTGGTGAAAATCTCCGTTTGTTAATACTCATCACATCGGCGCCAACACATCGAGAAGCTCGCTTAGCAATACGCCAAACATGGGGCCATTATGCGACTCGACGAGATATAGCCATAGCATTTGTTCTAGGTGCCACACAGCAGCAATCTATCGACGATTCATTGTCCGCTGAGAATTTTATGTACGGCGATTTGATCCGTGGTCATTTCATCGACAGTTACAATAATCTAACTCTGAAAACCATTTCGTCATTGGAATGGGTCGACACATATTGTCCGAAGGCATCGTTCATTTTGAAAACGGACGACGATATGTTCATCAATGTGCCTAAATTGTTAATGTTTATCGAAAAGCATCACAAAGATACGAAAGTGATTTACGGCCGACTGGCCAAGAAGTGGAAACCGATTCGCAATAAAAAGTCCAAATATTATGTGTCGCCGCATCAATATTTCCCGCCGGTATTTCCGCAATTCACCACCGGCCCGGCATATCTTATGACATCCGATGTTGTACATAGTCTGTATGCCAAGGCACTGAATCAAACTTATTTGAAATTGGAGGACGTGTTTACGACGGGCATTGTTGCCCAATTAGTGAATGTGAAACGGGTCCATGTGAATGAGTTTCTGAACCGGCGCATAGCCTTCAATCCGTGTAATATACGTAAAGCGATTAGTGTGCATATGGTGAAAAGCAATGAACAATTCGATTTGTGGAAGAAACTGCTCGACACGAACACGAAGTGTAAATAG